The Polyangium mundeleinium genome contains the following window.
GACGATCTGGAAGGTGCGCAAGGTGCCGTCGACGCCGACGCGGACGCGAAGGTCGACGGTGCCGAGGTGGCGCTCGTGATCGAGGAGGGCTTCGAGTTGCTGGTACGCCTCGCTCTCCTTCACGGCGAGGCCAAACGCGCGGATGCGGGCGACGCCGGAGGTGGCGCCGGCAAAGGCGCCCGCGAGGTCGTCGACGACCTCTTGCACGGACCGGAGGATTTCGAGGCGCCGATGGGTGTCGCCGCCGCGGCGCGACCCGCCCTCGGCGCAGAACGCCGCCCGAAGCGCGACGAGGCGCTGGTAGACGCGCTCGAAGTCGCCGCGAAGCTCGGGGCTCCCCGCGAGCTCGGCGAGGATGCGCTGGCGGAACGCGACGATGCGGAGGTCGGTCGGCGGCTCGGAGATGGCGCGGAGGAGGTAGGGCAAGCAAGGCGCGACGGTCCGGCCGCCGATGCGGATGCGCAGCGCGCGGGTGACGAGGTCTTCAAGGAAGATGTCCCGCTCGAAGTCCTTGCGATCCCACGTCGAGGACGGGAGCGCGGCGGCCGCGAGGACACGCTCGAAGGCGTCGAGGGAGGTGCCGAGCGCGAAGGCGAAGGCGAGGGTCTGGTGGAGCTCGTCGAGGTCGACGCGGACTTCCGCCTCTTCACAGAGGAGGTCGGGGACAGGAACGGCGTCCGCAGCAAGAGGGGCCTTCGAGGTCATCGCGAGGGAGACGGATGGTACCTCGGAGACGCTTCCGCGATCGACGTTGTCACGAAACGCGTCCGTCGCCCGATGATCCACCCGAAGCGCCATGACCGACATGCTCTCCACCTCCGCTCGGATCCTTGGAACCTTCGGGTTGGTTTTGTTCCCGGCTTGTTTTGTTCCGGCGGGGGGCTCCGGTCGGCCCGCCCAGAGCGAGGTTCACGAGGCGAACAACGCGGGGCTGACCGAAGCCCCGCGCATCTCCCGCGCGCTCGCCTTTCCTTCGCTGCGCTCCGTTCCGGCTCCCACCTCCACCGAGGCCGTTGTCTCCCGGGGCCCGGTGATACCCGGTCCTGACGAACCTGTAGCCATGCCCACTTGGCCCGAGGGGGCGAGGTCGAGCAAGTTGCCGAGCGGGATGTTCAACCCGATGCCGGAAGGGGTGATCGCCGGGTACCGGGCCGATACCGGGCTCGACGTGATGGGGATCAAGAAGCCGGTGTACGCGATTGCGTCCGGGTACGTCGATTACGCCGAGGCGGGGCACACGCTCTGGACCGGGCCGCGTGATACGCCTTATTGCGTGCGGATCGAGCTCGATTCGCCGATCCCGTACGGGAACCGCAAGATCACGCACATCTATTACGCGCACCTTTCCGAGCTCGCGCACGTGCAGCCCGAGGGCAAGACGCCGAGGACGCGGATCGAGGGGGGCGACCGGATCGGGACGTCCGGCGTGGCGAATGGGAGCTGGCACTTGCACCTCGGCCTCCTGCTGGACGGCGAGGTGGAGCAGTATTGGGGGACGTTCCTGCTCGAAGACGAGATCCGGAAGGTGATGGGCGATTACCGAAAAGGCGCGCGGCTGCCGAAGGAGTGAGTCGTCAGTAATAGAATCCGACGATCCCTTCGCCCTTCCGCGACGCTTCGCCGATCCAGCTCTGCACGGCCAGGATCGCATCGTGCACGTCGTCCGTCTCCGCGCTGATCTGGACCTCCCCGAACCGCTTGTGCCCCGCCACGACCTGCTCCGGGCTCCAGTAGCCGTGCACAGGGAAATCGTCGGGGGGCGGGAACGTGCAGAGCGCCTTGCCGATGTACAGGTCGCGAAAGGGAAGCGCCTCGTCGAGGCCCGATTTCTTCCAGTCTTGCTCGACGGCCTCCATGAACGACCACCGGATCGAGGAAAAGGCATTGTTGTTCAGGTACCGGCCGAAGTGCTCGACGATCCGCTCGTACGCATACGCATACATGAACCCGTGCCCCTTCTCGGGGACCGTGCCCATGATCAACGCCTTCACCGCGTCGAACGGCGTCGGCGCGCCGTTCGCGATCTCGGTTTCGA
Protein-coding sequences here:
- a CDS encoding DUF7691 family protein codes for the protein MSYGVMAYAVKFDKLKPVFGSGDDKLRRQICGRFKAHLAQQANWFETEIANGAPTPFDAVKALIMGTVPEKGHGFMYAYAYERIVEHFGRYLNNNAFSSIRWSFMEAVEQDWKKSGLDEALPFRDLYIGKALCTFPPPDDFPVHGYWSPEQVVAGHKRFGEVQISAETDDVHDAILAVQSWIGEASRKGEGIVGFYY